A window from Pokkaliibacter sp. MBI-7 encodes these proteins:
- a CDS encoding transporter, whose product MNYPRHIRAVGGTIALFISIGSYATESGSPTTAAGVYDFGAGFMPPASDIGTFGSRVAYYSTTVRKDNQGHDQPGDFSLDVQSTSVAYMRMTNHELFGARYGFGAVLPFFRMNGSIRVPTPVGTFATGAEVFRQADLQVLPLILQWTPAPNIGINAQFQIQAPTGDYDKNRFVSPGLNHWTFSPVLNATYISERGLEASSSFELDINTRNHDTDYRSGIEYRHEFALGQHVDNWTLGLGGYYYQQISDDDAPGLTEGNRARALALGPAASYFKPGMPAVWLHAYKEFDVRNRAEGYTLALRVAQSF is encoded by the coding sequence ATGAATTATCCGCGCCATATTCGTGCTGTTGGCGGCACCATAGCGCTTTTTATCAGTATTGGCAGTTATGCCACCGAAAGCGGCTCACCGACAACGGCAGCCGGTGTATACGACTTTGGCGCAGGCTTTATGCCCCCCGCCAGTGACATAGGCACCTTTGGCAGCCGCGTCGCCTATTACTCCACTACCGTCCGTAAGGACAACCAGGGTCACGATCAGCCCGGCGACTTCTCCCTCGATGTGCAGTCCACCAGCGTGGCTTACATGCGCATGACAAACCATGAGCTGTTCGGTGCCCGGTATGGCTTCGGTGCGGTGCTGCCGTTTTTCCGTATGAATGGCTCGATCCGTGTGCCTACCCCGGTCGGCACCTTTGCCACCGGTGCCGAGGTGTTCCGTCAGGCTGATCTGCAGGTATTGCCGCTGATTCTGCAATGGACACCTGCCCCCAACATCGGTATCAATGCCCAGTTCCAGATCCAGGCCCCCACCGGTGACTACGACAAGAACCGCTTTGTGTCTCCGGGGCTGAATCACTGGACCTTCTCGCCTGTCCTCAACGCCACCTACATCAGCGAGCGGGGGCTGGAAGCCTCTTCCAGTTTTGAGCTGGATATCAATACCCGCAATCACGATACCGACTACCGCAGCGGCATCGAGTACCGCCATGAGTTTGCACTGGGCCAGCATGTGGATAACTGGACGCTGGGCCTCGGTGGCTATTACTACCAGCAGATCAGCGATGACGATGCCCCCGGCCTGACCGAAGGCAACCGCGCCAGAGCACTGGCGCTGGGCCCGGCGGCGAGCTATTTCAAACCGGGTATGCCTGCTGTGTGGCTGCATGCCTATAAGGAGTTTGATGTGCGAAATCGCGCCGAAGGCTACACCCTGGCCCTGCGCGTTGCGCAGAGTTTCTGA
- a CDS encoding MFS transporter codes for MTDTHLHSRKARGSREGIVLMLGSSLTIMGAVMVAPILPKLGAEFGPLEPHADMLVPVAITGPALAIALFAPLAGWLADRLGRKNLLMLATLIYALLGAVPALLHDLQSIVIVRLLFGCAEAAVMTCCATLIADYWHGEERLRYINLQVVSIGLVGAIFFVIGGALGEHSWRTPFLLYLLPVLLVPVMLKVLWEPQHSGNTQPDPHTGAGKVACVPVLIGYLLVLVGMVLNFIVPVQTPALLVAMGVTSSTLIGASAGLGLLATLAGSLLWPLCRRRLGVYGCNALLLALLALGLWLLAHAQSYQAVLLAVFIHGAGAGLLVPNAMAPVMNALTARTRGRGLGGFTASLYLGQFVSPLLVGAVVSITGTLPAAITTMAAASLLGAVLWLLAQWLMPATPQPAGSASHS; via the coding sequence ATGACTGATACTCACCTCCACAGCCGCAAAGCCAGAGGCAGCCGCGAAGGCATCGTGCTGATGCTGGGCAGCAGCCTGACCATCATGGGCGCCGTTATGGTGGCGCCCATCCTGCCCAAACTGGGTGCAGAGTTTGGCCCGCTTGAACCTCATGCCGATATGCTGGTGCCCGTTGCGATTACCGGGCCGGCACTGGCCATCGCCCTGTTTGCGCCACTGGCCGGCTGGCTGGCTGATCGTCTCGGGCGTAAAAACCTGCTGATGCTGGCCACCCTGATCTATGCCCTGCTGGGTGCCGTTCCAGCCCTGCTGCATGACTTGCAGAGCATCGTTATTGTCAGGCTGCTATTTGGCTGCGCCGAAGCCGCCGTGATGACCTGCTGTGCCACTCTGATCGCCGACTACTGGCACGGCGAGGAGCGACTGCGTTACATCAACCTGCAGGTGGTCAGTATCGGGCTGGTCGGTGCCATCTTCTTTGTGATCGGCGGGGCGCTGGGGGAGCATTCATGGCGTACGCCGTTCCTGCTCTATCTGCTGCCGGTGCTGCTGGTGCCGGTGATGCTGAAAGTGCTGTGGGAGCCGCAGCACAGTGGGAATACCCAGCCTGACCCGCACACGGGAGCGGGGAAGGTGGCCTGTGTGCCTGTGCTGATCGGCTATCTGCTGGTACTGGTTGGTATGGTGCTGAACTTTATTGTGCCGGTACAGACCCCGGCGTTGCTGGTCGCCATGGGCGTCACCTCCAGCACTCTGATCGGTGCATCGGCAGGGCTGGGGCTGCTGGCAACACTGGCCGGCTCATTACTGTGGCCACTGTGCCGGCGTCGTCTGGGGGTGTATGGCTGCAATGCGCTGCTGCTTGCGTTGCTGGCACTGGGGCTATGGCTGCTGGCACATGCACAAAGCTATCAGGCGGTATTGCTGGCAGTGTTTATTCACGGTGCGGGGGCCGGTCTGCTGGTGCCCAATGCCATGGCACCGGTGATGAATGCCCTGACAGCACGCACCCGCGGTCGTGGTCTCGGTGGCTTCACCGCCAGCCTCTACCTTGGTCAGTTTGTCAGCCCGCTGCTGGTGGGGGCTGTGGTCAGTATTACCGGCACATTGCCCGCCGCAATAACCACCATGGCCGCTGCCAGCCTGCTGGGGGCCGTGCTCTGGCTGCTGGCACAGTGGCTGATGCCAGCCACCCCACAACCGGCAGGGAGCGCATCTCACTCCTGA
- the csy2 gene encoding type I-F CRISPR-associated protein Csy2 — MDSLLILRRIKVENANAIAGLTWGFPALSHFLGFTHALQRRWQRDDALAPALSQCAIICHQHQVHSHQASSVADHVFALTRNPLTKEEKTAPFNEEGRMHMEVTLVIGMQDLPPISDDELSTLRTQLSHWASCQRLAGGNILSIGQVDLISDVDHLRQPSALKKLLRSFLPGYLLVNRADILADHQTQTGKTPLDAWMDFSSLASRAVQDSDTPTKATWPKSRPPYGGWLRPINVGYQAISGLYAPGTVNKSRDTTTPVCFVESVYSLGEWLSPHRITSLESIFWRYQFDAQQGLYYCANDYQAPSSSEPTITALAQLGE; from the coding sequence ATGGACTCGCTACTTATACTGCGCCGGATAAAGGTTGAAAATGCCAATGCCATTGCCGGGTTAACATGGGGATTTCCCGCGCTTAGTCATTTTTTAGGCTTTACTCATGCGCTTCAGCGCCGCTGGCAACGTGACGATGCTTTAGCGCCAGCACTCAGCCAGTGCGCAATAATTTGCCACCAACATCAGGTGCATAGCCACCAAGCCAGCTCAGTGGCTGATCATGTATTTGCTCTTACACGTAACCCACTGACCAAAGAAGAAAAAACAGCGCCGTTCAACGAAGAGGGACGGATGCACATGGAAGTAACATTAGTCATCGGTATGCAGGATCTACCGCCCATAAGTGACGATGAGCTGTCGACTCTTCGCACACAGCTTAGCCATTGGGCCAGCTGCCAGCGTCTGGCGGGTGGGAATATTCTTTCGATAGGACAGGTCGATCTCATTAGCGACGTCGATCATCTTCGTCAGCCAAGTGCACTAAAGAAACTACTTCGCAGCTTTTTGCCCGGATACTTACTCGTCAACCGCGCCGATATCTTAGCTGACCATCAAACCCAGACGGGCAAAACACCGCTAGATGCCTGGATGGACTTCAGTTCATTGGCCTCACGCGCTGTACAGGATAGCGATACCCCTACAAAAGCTACATGGCCAAAAAGTCGCCCGCCTTATGGTGGTTGGCTCAGACCAATCAACGTGGGTTATCAGGCCATCTCTGGCCTTTATGCTCCCGGAACAGTGAATAAAAGTCGCGACACCACCACACCGGTCTGTTTCGTTGAATCTGTTTATTCACTGGGTGAATGGCTAAGCCCACATCGAATTACCTCACTAGAGTCCATCTTCTGGCGTTATCAGTTTGATGCGCAACAAGGACTGTATTACTGCGCTAACGATTATCAGGCTCCATCCTCATCTGAACCCACCATCACTGCACTGGCACAATTAGGAGAATAA
- the csy3 gene encoding type I-F CRISPR-associated protein Csy3 codes for MAAIKTANVLAFERKLSPSDALMFSGNWSEQSSGLPWQPINVTEKAVRGVMSNRQKKAIMDDPAKLDQETQKANLQRVDIAALPFEHDTLKVEFTLRVLGNLSTPSACDSQVYQQALQQTVQGYIDEHQFSELALRYASNIANGRFLWRNRLGAESVVVRVTAQEQDAHQSWSFDAFAFDLRRFDQATEDVAALAKVIQQGLLGVQYVLLKVEAFAKLGSGQEVFPSQELVLDSTGNSKGKKSKLLYNIGEQQIAAMHSQKIGNALRTIDDWYESAAENGPISVEPFGSVTNRGRAYRQNKMDFYSLFDKWVTKGEAPDTNQQHYAMAILIRGGVFGEKSE; via the coding sequence ATGGCTGCAATCAAGACTGCAAACGTGCTCGCCTTCGAGCGCAAACTGTCCCCGTCGGATGCATTGATGTTTTCAGGAAACTGGTCGGAACAATCAAGCGGCCTTCCTTGGCAACCGATTAACGTGACTGAAAAAGCCGTACGAGGCGTAATGTCCAACAGGCAGAAAAAGGCCATTATGGACGATCCGGCCAAACTCGATCAGGAGACGCAAAAAGCCAACCTGCAACGTGTCGACATTGCAGCCCTTCCTTTTGAGCATGACACGCTAAAAGTAGAGTTTACCCTGCGCGTTCTGGGCAATTTATCCACTCCTTCTGCCTGCGACAGCCAAGTCTATCAACAAGCCTTACAGCAGACTGTCCAAGGCTATATTGATGAGCATCAGTTCTCTGAACTGGCTCTACGTTATGCCAGCAATATCGCCAATGGCCGATTCCTTTGGCGTAACCGCTTAGGCGCAGAATCGGTGGTGGTGAGAGTTACAGCGCAGGAGCAAGATGCCCATCAATCATGGAGCTTTGACGCTTTTGCTTTTGACTTGCGTCGCTTTGACCAAGCCACAGAAGACGTCGCCGCACTGGCAAAAGTCATCCAGCAAGGGCTATTGGGAGTGCAGTACGTTCTACTTAAGGTAGAAGCTTTTGCCAAATTAGGCTCAGGACAAGAAGTATTCCCCTCTCAAGAATTGGTACTTGATAGCACTGGCAACAGCAAGGGTAAGAAAAGCAAGTTACTTTACAACATTGGTGAGCAGCAGATTGCGGCTATGCACTCTCAAAAAATTGGTAATGCATTGCGCACTATTGATGACTGGTATGAATCCGCGGCAGAAAACGGCCCTATATCCGTCGAACCTTTCGGCTCGGTAACTAACCGCGGCCGCGCTTATCGCCAAAATAAAATGGACTTTTACAGCCTCTTTGATAAGTGGGTCACGAAAGGTGAAGCGCCCGATACTAACCAGCAACATTACGCCATGGCAATTTTGATCAGAGGCGGTGTATTTGGTGAAAAGTCGGAGTAA
- the cas6f gene encoding type I-F CRISPR-associated endoribonuclease Cas6/Csy4: MTHYLDIRLRPDPDFTASQLMSALYSKLHRALAAGEHQHIGVSFPRLEQQREALGSLLRLHGKAADLDQLMGQPWLTGMLDHVERSDINPVPAGVSYRALRRVQAKSNPERLRRRYMRRHGVTETEAARHLPDSAAKTLELPFIQMRSNSSGQHFRLFLALGEPQPQPTEGSFNSYGLSQSATLPWF, from the coding sequence ATGACCCACTACCTTGATATCCGCTTGCGGCCTGACCCGGACTTTACCGCCTCGCAACTGATGAGCGCCCTTTACAGCAAACTTCATCGGGCACTGGCGGCAGGTGAGCACCAGCATATCGGCGTAAGCTTCCCGCGCCTTGAGCAGCAACGCGAAGCGCTCGGCAGTTTACTGCGCTTGCATGGCAAAGCAGCCGACCTTGACCAGCTGATGGGGCAACCCTGGTTAACCGGCATGCTGGACCATGTTGAGCGCAGCGACATTAACCCTGTACCCGCCGGAGTAAGCTACCGGGCATTGCGTCGTGTACAGGCCAAAAGTAACCCTGAGCGCCTGCGGCGTCGTTATATGCGCCGCCACGGCGTCACAGAAACCGAGGCAGCCCGGCATCTGCCGGATAGCGCCGCGAAAACGCTTGAGTTGCCCTTTATCCAGATGCGAAGCAACAGCAGTGGCCAGCACTTTCGGCTATTTCTCGCGCTGGGTGAACCGCAGCCCCAACCGACAGAGGGTAGCTTTAACAGCTACGGGTTAAGCCAGAGCGCCACCCTGCCCTGGTTCTGA